A single window of Enterobacteriaceae bacterium ESL0689 DNA harbors:
- a CDS encoding antA/AntB antirepressor family protein — protein MNNQLIPVFSGSISNESALLCNARDLHVFLEVGRDFSNWIRERISEYGFTANLDYIVFSPKLAKTVGRRRKEYHLTLDTAKELAMVERNEKGRQIRRYFIECEKKLHQQPASQPAALEDEPMTITLTREELCSLCWIWNAAEYMRKNIELAYPAMRTLKSEYAPSFYSMAFEYQRTLEAGRKVLERETRAIVPHPHCVSDENWRRVLPKLRKTALPAQ, from the coding sequence TTTCTAACGAATCTGCTTTACTTTGCAATGCTCGTGATTTACATGTCTTTCTTGAAGTCGGTAGGGATTTTTCTAATTGGATTCGGGAACGGATTTCAGAGTATGGCTTCACTGCAAACTTAGACTACATCGTATTTTCGCCAAAATTGGCGAAAACTGTAGGACGTCGTCGTAAGGAATATCATCTTACCCTGGATACAGCCAAAGAGCTGGCGATGGTTGAGCGCAACGAAAAGGGACGTCAAATCCGTCGCTATTTTATCGAGTGTGAAAAGAAACTCCATCAGCAGCCAGCCAGCCAGCCCGCGGCACTGGAAGACGAACCAATGACAATCACCCTGACTCGCGAAGAGCTTTGCTCCCTTTGCTGGATATGGAATGCCGCCGAATATATGCGGAAGAATATCGAGCTGGCCTATCCTGCAATGAGAACCCTCAAATCTGAATACGCGCCGAGCTTCTACTCTATGGCATTTGAGTACCAACGGACTCTGGAAGCCGGAAGAAAAGTTCTCGAACGAGAAACGCGCGCGATTGTTCCGCATCCTCACTGTGTATCAGATGAAAACTGGCGGCGGGTTTTACCGAAACTGCGGAAAACCGCACTACCAGCACAGTAG